Genomic DNA from Leisingera sp. S132:
GACCGGCATGAACCGCCTGGGGCTTGATCTGGTCTCGCATGTTCACGGCCATCACAGCTTCGAGGACAGCAATGTGCTGCCCGGGTTCCTGGGGCGCTTCCCGCAGCTGGCTTCGGCCATTGACCTTCTGGAAAACGACCACCAGATCCTTGATCAGGCACTGGACCAGTCGGAGCAGGTTTTTGCCCTGCTGCGCGGCGGGGAAACCTCAAAATCACAAATCGGCAAGGCGCTGGAGCAGGCGAAAGTTCTGAACAAGATCCTGAACCGGCATACCTATGACGAGGAAGATATCCTGATCCCGGCGGTGCTGCATGCCTATGCCTGAAACACCGGATGACATCCCCCGGCTTTTTGCCGAGGCCTGGAATGCCAGGGACGCTCGCGCCCTGGCTGCTCTCTTTGCTGAGGACGCTGATTTCGTCAACGTGGTGGGCCTGTGGTGGCACAACCGCGTCGACATTGAAAAAGCGCACGCCTACGGGCTCAGTACGTTTTTCCGGCACTCGGAGATTACTGCCCGGGGTATCAAGGTCCGGCGGGTTGGCGGCGACACCGCGATCATTCACACCCGCTGGAAGCTAGCAGGGCAGATTGACAAGGCAGGTGAAACCCTTGAGGACCGGTTTGCAATAATGGTGTTCTTTGCACAGCGTCTGGCCAATGGCTGGACCGTCCTGGCTGCGCACAACACCGACGTCATACCGGGCATGGAGACCATTGCTGCCAAGGACGGGTCGGCATTTGCTGTAAACTACCGGGATGGCGAATAGCGGCTACCCCACTTGTTCGTTCTAGCCCTGGAACCAAGGTTTATTTGCCGCAATTGAGGCGCAGGCGGGAAGAAATTGTAGAATGAACCCGGATTTGGAAGGCCTCTCCTGTTGCGGTCAGGAGAGGCACTCAGGACCAGCGGGCCGGTCTACGAACTTGTCCCAACTGGCGCGCGGTTGATCTGGCTGAGTTCTTCCATCACGTCGAACACGTGGTCGCTGACGACCTCGATGCCGATCGCGTTCAGGCGGGGAATGTGCATGGCCTTGTAGGCCTCCAGATGCTCAAGGCTTTTGAACAGATAGGTGGAGCCAAAGTGATTGGTGCCGGCCTCATGGGTCCAGATTTTCCAGACAACGCCCGGTTCCTGGGCAATGCTCTCGGCAAGCTGTTTGGCGCCTTGGAGGAATTCTTCGGTGACGGGGCCATCATAGGTGAGGTGGATGTCCCAGATTTTCTGAGTGCTCATGCGCGGGTCCTTTTGAGGAGTTGCAAGAAACGTGTGGTTGCGATTGCATTGGGGCGGGCTCAGCCCTTGCGGAGCTGCAGGAAGCAGAGAGCTGAGAGCAGGGCGAAGAAGGCCGGGTCCGACCAGCCAAAGCCGGTGAAAATACCTGCCGCACCGGCGTAAAAGGTGACAGCGAGGCCCAGCAGGTTGGTCCACATCAGGCCGGTCAGGACCTTGCGGCTCTCGCCGCTGCCGGAGGGCGCGTCACGGAACAGGAAGCTGATGACGGCGATGCCGCCGAGAAAGATGCTGTTGTGCTGCGACAGGAACCAGGCGTAGCGGTCGTTCAGCTCGACGCCGTAGTTCGGCCACAACAGGCCGGGTGCAAAGAACAGCGCCAGCGCGAAGAAAGCGTAGATCACGCTGTGCGCTGTCAGGAAGCTGCGGTTACTCATCGGTATGATCCTTTCGGGTGTGGCGCATGCTGCGGCGGAGCCGGTTCAGCATCCGAATGGTCTGGCGCTTGCCGTCGGCGGGCAGGCCTTCAAAGATCTCCGCCAGCGCGGCGTTGTGGGCGGGCAGGAAGGTTTCGACCTTTGCCCTGCCTTCGGTTGTCAGGGACAGGACGCGGCTGCGCCGGTCCGTATCGCTGACCGATTTTTTAACAAGCCCGGAGCGGATCAGGTTCTTGATCACCACATCGAGGTTGCCGGAAGTTCCCAGCGCCCGTTCCAGCAGCGCATTCACCGTCATCGGGCCCTTGTTGCTGAGGGTTTCCAGCACGTCCCATTGTGACGCGGTCAGTCCTGCGGCCCGGAACGCCGGGCCGATCGCCCGATGGAACTGCTGGGCACTGCGCAGGAGGGCCAGAACCAGGGCCATGTTTTCGCGGTCATGTGTGATTCGTTTCATGCTTTGGTATTTATCCCTATGTAGGGATACTTCAAGCTGCGCCTTTAAGGAAAATGGGAGCAGGTCGCCACTCCGTTGTTTTTTCTAAGCAATAAGCTGGTTCTGCGCCGGGAAAACCTGCTGCGCTATTCGCGCAGCAGTGCCTTGAAGATATCGGAATGATCCAGCCTGCCAATGATGTCGCGGCCATTGGACACGAAGTACTCTCCGCCGTCGTTCAGTTGCGCCCGCATCAGGTCCTTTACCGTCGTGTCGGCATCGCGCACCCGCGCGCCGGAGGGGACGGTACCGTTGACCGGCTTCATGATTTCGGCTGCATGAAGCACATTCATCGGATTCATGTGTGACACGAAGTTCCGCACATAGTCCGTAGCCGGCTTCAGCACGATCTCCTGCGGCGTGCCCAGCTGCACGATGCGGCCGCCTTCCATGATCGCAATCCGGTTGCCAAGTTTGATCGCCTCGTCCAGATCATGGCTGACGAAAAGGATCGTCTTCTTCAGGTCCGCTTGAAGCTCCAGCAGTTCGTCCTGCAGTTCGTTGCGGATCAGCGGGTCCAGCGCCGAGAACGGCTCATCCATCAGCAGCAGCGGCGCGTCGGTGGCAAAGGCGCGGGCCAGGCCCACCCGCTGCTGCATGCCGCCCGAAAGCTCAGAGACATTGGTGTTGGCCCAGTGCCCAAGATGCACCTTCTCTAGCTGCCGCATTGCCCGCTGAAGCCGCTCCTCCCGTGGCACACCGGCAGCCTCTAACCCGAAGGCCGCGTTTTCCAGCACGCTGCGCCAGGGCAGCAGGCCAAACTGCTGAAATACCATCGACACGTCATGGCGGCGGAGGCTCCGCAATTCTGCGGCAGAGGCGGCGGCAAGATCCACAAGCCCGCCTTTGCTGCGCAGATGCACAGAGCCGGCAGCCAGCGGGTTGAGCCTGTTGGATGCCCTCAGGAGGGTTGATTTGCCGGAGCCGGACAGGCCCATCAGCACCGCAATCTCGCCTTCCTGCACGTCGAGTGAACAGTTGTGGACCCCCAGGATCTGTCCGGTTTCGGCCATGACTTCTTCCCGGCTCAGGCCTGCGTCCATCAGCGGCAGGGCGGATTTCGGATTGTCGCCGAACACAATGCTGGCGTTTTCGAATTTGATGACTGGCTGTGCCATATCAGCTCCTTCCGGCTTTCAGCAGGCGGTCCAGTAGGATCGCGATGATGACAATGGCAATACCGACTTCGAAACCCTTGCCGACATTGACCTGGTTGAGCGCGCGCAGGGTGGGGACACCAAGCCCGCTTGCGCCGACAAGCGCGGCAATAACGACCATCGACAGCGACAGCATGATGGTCTGCGTCAACCCGGCCAGAATTTGAGGCATGGCCCAGGGCAGCTTCACCTTCCACAGCACCATCGCCGGGGTGGCGCCAAAGGCATCCGCCGTTTCCACCAGTGCAGGCGGCGTCGAGGAGATCCCGAGATAGGTCAGCCGGATCGGCGCCGGAACCGCAAACACGACGGTTGCGATCAGGGCCGGAACCGCGCCAAGGCCGAACAGCACCAGCGCTGGGATCAGGTAGACAAACGTAGGGATCGTCTGCATCAGGTCCAGAAGCGGCTGCAAAACCCGGTAGAGCCAGGGCCGCCCGGCGGCCAGCACCCCGATGGGAACCCCGACCGTCATCGACATTGCGGTTGCCGCAAGTACAAGAGACAGGGTCTCGGTCGTCTCAGTCCAGTAGCCCTGGTTGATGATCAGCAGGAGGCCCAGCACTGCAAAGGCGGTCAAGGCCAGAGAGCGGTGCAAATACCAGGCCAGCCCTGAAACCAGGCCGACCAGCACCAGCGGATGCGGCATCTGCAGCAGCCACAGGGTGCCTGCGACGATGGCTCCGATCACCTCTGACAGCCCGTCAAAGAACCAGGCCATGTTGCCGGTCAGCCAGTCGACCATCAGCTTTGCCCAATGGCCGACCGGGATCTTATGTGTTTCAAGCCACTCCATGGCTTTCTCCAATTCTTGTCCTTGTGCCTGCAGTCGGCTCCAGCCAGTTGAGGGCGGCATCGCACATCATAGGATCCAGAACATGCCCGACGCCCGGCAGCAGTTCGAAGCGCGCATCAGGGATCAGCGCGGCCGCTGCCTCGCCACGTTGCGGGGAAATGCAGCTGTCGCGGTCGCCGTGCAGAACCAATGTCCGGCTTTGGATTAACTTGAGCAGCGGCCGCCGGTCCGGTGTGGTCAGAACCGCAAGTGCGTGGCGGGCTGCGCCGCCGCAAGAATACCCCGCGGAGAAAGCAGCGTTGACTTCGCTCCGAAGCTCCGGCGTGTCGGTGAGGCGGCCCGCGCCATAGGCCAAAGCGTCTTCCAGCAGGTATGTCCGGATCAGTTCCGGATCCGAAGGCCGGGTGAACAGACGCGCCATCCGGCACTTGGAATCCGCGTCGCCATCGACTTCGGCGGTTCCGTCGTTGCTGGCCAGCTGCACAAAGCGCCCAGCCCGCGGGCCCGCGGCGGCAGCAACCAGCTGGCTGATCATGCCGCCCATGGAGAACCCGATGATGTCGAAGGTGCCGACCTGCAGGCGGTCCAGCAGCGCCA
This window encodes:
- a CDS encoding hemerythrin domain-containing protein gives rise to the protein MHNYDYNAPDYHIASRGRIGPDLLQGLFPADRSAWDDDPRFLGWPAHLQRLHASISEASARLIGGLEVVLGEPEGSAQELMGLTGMNRLGLDLVSHVHGHHSFEDSNVLPGFLGRFPQLASAIDLLENDHQILDQALDQSEQVFALLRGGETSKSQIGKALEQAKVLNKILNRHTYDEEDILIPAVLHAYA
- a CDS encoding SgcJ/EcaC family oxidoreductase encodes the protein MPMPETPDDIPRLFAEAWNARDARALAALFAEDADFVNVVGLWWHNRVDIEKAHAYGLSTFFRHSEITARGIKVRRVGGDTAIIHTRWKLAGQIDKAGETLEDRFAIMVFFAQRLANGWTVLAAHNTDVIPGMETIAAKDGSAFAVNYRDGE
- a CDS encoding monooxygenase, giving the protein MSTQKIWDIHLTYDGPVTEEFLQGAKQLAESIAQEPGVVWKIWTHEAGTNHFGSTYLFKSLEHLEAYKAMHIPRLNAIGIEVVSDHVFDVMEELSQINRAPVGTSS
- a CDS encoding MarR family winged helix-turn-helix transcriptional regulator; protein product: MKRITHDRENMALVLALLRSAQQFHRAIGPAFRAAGLTASQWDVLETLSNKGPMTVNALLERALGTSGNLDVVIKNLIRSGLVKKSVSDTDRRSRVLSLTTEGRAKVETFLPAHNAALAEIFEGLPADGKRQTIRMLNRLRRSMRHTRKDHTDE
- the choV gene encoding choline ABC transporter ATP-binding protein; the encoded protein is MAQPVIKFENASIVFGDNPKSALPLMDAGLSREEVMAETGQILGVHNCSLDVQEGEIAVLMGLSGSGKSTLLRASNRLNPLAAGSVHLRSKGGLVDLAAASAAELRSLRRHDVSMVFQQFGLLPWRSVLENAAFGLEAAGVPREERLQRAMRQLEKVHLGHWANTNVSELSGGMQQRVGLARAFATDAPLLLMDEPFSALDPLIRNELQDELLELQADLKKTILFVSHDLDEAIKLGNRIAIMEGGRIVQLGTPQEIVLKPATDYVRNFVSHMNPMNVLHAAEIMKPVNGTVPSGARVRDADTTVKDLMRAQLNDGGEYFVSNGRDIIGRLDHSDIFKALLRE
- the choW gene encoding choline ABC transporter permease subunit, whose product is MEWLETHKIPVGHWAKLMVDWLTGNMAWFFDGLSEVIGAIVAGTLWLLQMPHPLVLVGLVSGLAWYLHRSLALTAFAVLGLLLIINQGYWTETTETLSLVLAATAMSMTVGVPIGVLAAGRPWLYRVLQPLLDLMQTIPTFVYLIPALVLFGLGAVPALIATVVFAVPAPIRLTYLGISSTPPALVETADAFGATPAMVLWKVKLPWAMPQILAGLTQTIMLSLSMVVIAALVGASGLGVPTLRALNQVNVGKGFEVGIAIVIIAILLDRLLKAGRS
- a CDS encoding alpha/beta fold hydrolase is translated as MQWLVPHTAKASGQPVQLGYWEAGDPAAHPVVLLVGLGMQAIEWPADFTRQLSETRRVICIDNRDAGKSPRCGEDSEPLAAGIWMQGDTAAAQDLAPYSLFDMRDDVLALLDRLQVGTFDIIGFSMGGMISQLVAAAAGPRAGRFVQLASNDGTAEVDGDADSKCRMARLFTRPSDPELIRTYLLEDALAYGAGRLTDTPELRSEVNAAFSAGYSCGGAARHALAVLTTPDRRPLLKLIQSRTLVLHGDRDSCISPQRGEAAAALIPDARFELLPGVGHVLDPMMCDAALNWLEPTAGTRTRIGESHGVA